In Leptospiraceae bacterium, one DNA window encodes the following:
- a CDS encoding CZB domain-containing protein, whose protein sequence is MNFIFYKNFLKWFNSNQKELKKQLLSYKETSLKGIVGELFQKINLYRSSVVESADALAVSLFKFPEKIHQITSTNNEFIEAIQGQSDILRELASASEELDAVVQSIKGKLSEGNDINSLNLDYSITTVNSIKESESTMIDIVTEADIIKSDNEKFISEIDILKNLIKDVSKNIASVKEIADQTNLLALNASIEAARAGEQGRGFSVVAEGVSKLAEQSQSIVKKINSSVQQMKKGYEDLSENSNKHIQKVNTIISYINSIQDFFSDNEMRAMMTENSMRNTKDLYIQIEEQLAQIKEASQHLSNLSVSASDKEEHLVEIGKESALRLAEIEDSVSSVVKTITNQNPVWLLEFIMARRVDHINWVKNVDKAIAEKNSDKLPEKNPRKCKMGLWFYNSYVDDLKQKEIHDKLEEPHRNLHESCIKIAEAIQSANSDEIKIERGNLENHYKEIAVIFDEYLSYLEKKILSN, encoded by the coding sequence GAAGCTCTGTTGTGGAGAGTGCGGATGCCTTAGCTGTGTCTTTGTTTAAATTTCCGGAAAAAATACACCAAATCACAAGTACAAATAATGAATTTATAGAAGCCATCCAAGGGCAGTCGGATATATTGAGAGAGCTTGCGAGTGCGTCTGAAGAGTTGGATGCTGTTGTGCAGAGCATTAAAGGCAAACTTTCAGAAGGTAACGATATAAACAGTTTGAATTTAGATTATTCGATTACCACTGTGAATTCGATTAAAGAATCAGAATCTACAATGATAGATATTGTTACTGAAGCAGATATAATTAAAAGTGATAACGAAAAATTTATTTCTGAAATAGACATATTAAAAAATTTAATTAAAGACGTATCTAAAAATATTGCTTCCGTAAAAGAAATTGCGGATCAGACCAATTTACTCGCACTAAATGCATCCATTGAGGCTGCAAGAGCAGGGGAGCAAGGAAGAGGGTTTTCCGTTGTTGCGGAGGGTGTCTCTAAGCTTGCAGAACAAAGTCAGTCTATTGTAAAAAAAATCAATTCGTCAGTCCAGCAAATGAAAAAAGGTTATGAAGACCTTTCAGAAAATTCCAATAAGCATATACAAAAAGTAAACACTATAATCAGTTACATCAATTCTATTCAAGATTTTTTCAGTGATAATGAAATGCGTGCGATGATGACAGAAAATTCTATGAGAAATACGAAAGATTTATATATTCAGATAGAAGAGCAATTGGCTCAGATTAAGGAGGCTTCTCAACATCTCTCTAATTTATCTGTTTCGGCTAGTGACAAGGAAGAGCATTTAGTGGAAATAGGAAAGGAAAGCGCCCTAAGACTTGCAGAAATTGAGGATAGTGTATCTTCTGTAGTGAAAACAATTACTAACCAAAACCCGGTATGGCTTTTAGAGTTTATTATGGCGAGACGTGTAGATCATATTAATTGGGTAAAAAATGTTGATAAAGCGATAGCAGAAAAAAATTCTGATAAGCTACCGGAAAAAAACCCCAGAAAGTGTAAAATGGGGTTATGGTTTTACAACTCTTATGTTGATGATCTTAAACAAAAAGAGATCCACGATAAATTAGAAGAGCCTCACCGTAACTTACACGAGTCTTGCATAAAAATAGCTGAAGCAATTCAGTCTGCGAACTCTGATGAAATAAAAATAGAAAGAGGAAATTTAGAAAACCACTATAAAGAGATAGCGGTCATTTTCGATGAATACCTATCCTACCTAGAAAAAAAGATCTTATCGAATTGA
- a CDS encoding heme-binding domain-containing protein, whose translation MMNKKKILGIVFGVFALSQLIPVDKTNPPSNSEIVVEKEVKLILKRACYDCHSNKTIWPAYSKIFPISFAISKHVKNGREELNFSEWEAFTAKKKNKKASEVIEEIESGDMPPPYYKIFHSNSKLNQSDIQVLKNWALKIEKDFEKEKK comes from the coding sequence ATGATGAATAAAAAGAAAATCCTAGGTATAGTATTTGGTGTTTTTGCCCTCTCTCAATTGATCCCTGTAGATAAAACAAACCCTCCTTCAAATAGTGAAATCGTAGTAGAAAAAGAAGTAAAATTAATTTTAAAAAGAGCTTGCTACGATTGCCATTCCAATAAAACGATTTGGCCGGCGTATTCAAAAATATTTCCGATTTCATTTGCAATATCGAAGCACGTAAAAAATGGTAGAGAAGAATTGAATTTTTCAGAGTGGGAAGCCTTTACTGCAAAGAAAAAAAATAAAAAAGCCTCAGAGGTAATTGAAGAAATCGAGTCTGGAGATATGCCTCCACCATATTACAAAATTTTTCATTCCAATTCTAAACTAAACCAATCTGATATTCAGGTATTAAAAAACTGGGCGTTAAAGATTGAAAAAGATTTTGAAAAAGAAAAAAAATAA
- the argH gene encoding argininosuccinate lyase: MKSKTNKTQTNKKMWGGRFQEKMSSIMERIGESISFDKRLYREDITGSLAHAKGLEKIGILSRDELKNIQKGLSQILHEIESGEFEFHSALEDIHMHIESRLTDLIGNTGKKLHTARSRNDQVSQDVRLYILKEIQEIRKLIFQLLETLLLRAEESVNTIMPGFTHLQVAQPIRASHYFLSYFSMFLRDYEELDNVEKTTSILVLGSGAMAGVNYPTDRDFLKNELQLNSISLNSMDAVSSRDHILQFLFFASQCMVHLSRFSEDTIIYTSQDYSYIQLSDSLTTGSSIMPQKKNPDIAELIRGKTARVISNLNSLFILLKGLPMTYNRDLQEDKISLFDSVDQLKISLEGITEIVKSMKFIPENMESALKKGFATATDLADFLVREKNIPFREAHELVGKLVEICVKERSNLFDLPEEKRKNLSDFFIGEEYFEAISLYNSCDKKDVYGGTAKNRQIEQIEFCKNKLQEIKIKSNKVFVI; the protein is encoded by the coding sequence ATGAAAAGTAAAACTAACAAAACCCAAACAAATAAAAAAATGTGGGGTGGAAGGTTTCAAGAAAAAATGTCCTCGATAATGGAGAGAATCGGAGAATCTATCTCATTCGATAAAAGGCTTTACCGTGAAGATATTACAGGCAGCTTAGCTCACGCCAAAGGATTAGAAAAAATTGGAATATTGTCAAGGGATGAGTTGAAAAATATTCAAAAAGGCTTGTCGCAGATATTGCATGAAATAGAAAGTGGTGAGTTTGAATTTCATTCTGCTTTGGAAGATATTCACATGCACATTGAATCCAGATTAACCGATCTCATCGGAAACACTGGAAAGAAATTGCACACTGCAAGGTCAAGAAACGATCAAGTTAGCCAAGATGTCAGGTTGTATATATTGAAAGAGATTCAGGAAATTCGTAAACTGATTTTTCAATTATTGGAAACCTTGCTTTTGCGTGCTGAAGAATCAGTGAACACAATTATGCCCGGTTTTACCCATCTGCAAGTCGCTCAACCGATTCGTGCTTCTCACTATTTTCTGTCTTACTTTTCCATGTTTCTTAGGGATTATGAAGAGTTAGACAATGTAGAGAAAACTACAAGCATACTAGTGCTTGGCTCTGGTGCTATGGCAGGGGTGAATTACCCAACAGATAGAGATTTTTTAAAAAATGAACTACAACTAAATTCTATCAGCTTAAATTCTATGGATGCAGTATCCAGTAGAGATCATATACTTCAGTTTTTATTTTTTGCTTCCCAGTGCATGGTTCATTTGTCCAGATTCTCTGAAGATACAATTATATACACTTCGCAAGATTATTCATACATACAATTGTCTGATTCGCTTACCACAGGCTCATCGATAATGCCTCAGAAAAAAAACCCGGATATTGCAGAATTGATCCGGGGAAAAACTGCCAGAGTCATAAGTAATCTAAATTCGCTTTTCATTCTTTTAAAGGGTCTGCCTATGACTTACAACCGTGATTTACAGGAAGATAAAATTTCTTTATTTGACTCGGTTGACCAGTTAAAGATTTCTTTGGAAGGAATAACAGAGATTGTAAAGTCTATGAAGTTCATCCCTGAAAATATGGAAAGTGCATTAAAGAAAGGTTTTGCAACTGCTACCGATTTGGCTGACTTTCTTGTAAGGGAAAAAAATATTCCATTCAGAGAAGCCCATGAATTGGTCGGCAAACTTGTAGAAATTTGTGTAAAGGAACGCTCAAATTTATTTGATCTCCCCGAAGAAAAAAGAAAAAACTTGTCTGATTTTTTTATAGGAGAGGAATATTTTGAAGCTATATCACTTTACAATTCTTGTGATAAAAAAGATGTGTATGGTGGAACGGCAAAAAATCGACAAATCGAGCAGATTGAATTTTGTAAAAATAAACTGCAAGAAATAAAAATAAAGTCAAATAAGGTTTTTGTAATATGA
- a CDS encoding peptidylprolyl isomerase: MKVTVNKKETTTESLPDKKAIYAVVATNKGSLIVELFDKDAPATVQNFIDLSQGEKEFTLPDGNKKKKPFYDGLTFHRVIPDFMIQGGCPRGDGTGGPGYQFDDEINGKSLGLDKMKIKDAPYYQNYLQRAVIMGLNIKSQAEFEEKRELIEKSFIEASELSVLEILSRVGYKYNEVVTSHPAVKGSLAMANAGPSTNGSQFFINQVDTPHLNGVHTVFGHLVSGEKVLDSIITGGNGKTQIQHIAIIDNRE; the protein is encoded by the coding sequence ATGAAAGTTACAGTAAACAAAAAAGAAACTACTACAGAATCTCTCCCTGATAAAAAAGCAATCTATGCAGTCGTAGCAACAAATAAAGGGAGTTTAATTGTCGAACTATTCGATAAAGATGCACCGGCAACTGTTCAGAATTTTATTGACTTGTCCCAGGGAGAAAAAGAATTTACTCTTCCAGACGGTAATAAAAAGAAGAAACCTTTTTATGACGGTTTAACTTTTCATAGAGTGATTCCTGACTTTATGATCCAAGGTGGATGTCCAAGAGGAGATGGAACAGGGGGGCCGGGTTACCAGTTCGATGATGAGATTAATGGGAAGTCACTTGGTTTGGACAAAATGAAAATAAAAGATGCGCCCTACTATCAAAACTATTTACAAAGAGCGGTGATCATGGGACTAAATATTAAATCTCAAGCTGAATTTGAAGAGAAAAGAGAACTGATAGAAAAAAGTTTCATAGAAGCCTCTGAGCTATCTGTATTAGAAATACTATCAAGAGTCGGCTATAAATACAACGAGGTAGTGACAAGCCATCCTGCTGTAAAAGGTTCTCTCGCTATGGCGAACGCAGGTCCTTCTACAAACGGATCACAGTTTTTTATCAATCAAGTAGATACTCCTCACTTGAATGGAGTTCATACTGTATTTGGCCATCTTGTATCAGGAGAAAAAGTTTTGGATTCTATAATTACCGGTGGAAATGGGAAAACCCAAATACAGCATATAGCGATTATTGACAATAGAGAATAA
- the fliM gene encoding flagellar motor switch protein FliM, with product MTEILSQDEIDALLNAISSGEVSEEDYSSVGEQKKVKIYDFKRPDKFSKDQIRTLQMMHETFARLATTGLSAQLRALVVVHVTSVDQLTYEEFIRSIPNPTTLAVVNMDPLKGSAILEMDPSITFTIIDRLFGGKGESTKINRELSDIELSVIEGIIVRILGHLRESWATVIDLRPRLGNIETNPQFAQVVPPNDMVVLITLETKVGEVEGMTNFCIPYITIEPIINKLSAQYWYSSIRRGGTDENKAVIQERLDQVTIPLVAEVGTVDISLLDLMNVQVGDVIKMENTSIKTDMIIKVGDRSKFKCTPGKVGNRQAVQIGDMIEDIPDELLGSTRSEQEY from the coding sequence ATGACTGAAATTCTTTCTCAAGATGAAATCGACGCTCTCTTAAATGCTATTTCGAGTGGAGAGGTAAGCGAAGAAGATTATTCCTCTGTCGGAGAGCAAAAGAAGGTAAAAATTTACGATTTTAAAAGACCGGATAAATTTTCAAAAGATCAGATTCGAACTTTACAAATGATGCACGAAACTTTTGCTCGTCTTGCTACAACAGGTCTTTCCGCTCAGCTTCGTGCGCTTGTAGTAGTGCACGTTACCTCTGTAGATCAGTTGACTTATGAGGAGTTTATTCGCTCTATACCAAATCCGACTACACTTGCGGTTGTGAATATGGATCCGCTGAAAGGCTCTGCTATTTTGGAGATGGATCCTTCGATAACATTTACTATTATAGATAGGCTTTTTGGAGGAAAGGGTGAGTCAACAAAAATCAATAGAGAGCTTTCTGATATTGAGTTGTCCGTAATAGAAGGAATCATAGTCAGAATTTTAGGACATTTAAGAGAGTCTTGGGCAACTGTGATCGATCTAAGACCGAGACTTGGGAATATAGAAACAAACCCGCAGTTTGCTCAAGTAGTTCCTCCCAATGACATGGTGGTACTTATCACTTTAGAGACTAAGGTAGGTGAGGTAGAGGGAATGACAAATTTTTGTATTCCTTATATTACAATCGAGCCTATCATCAATAAACTTTCGGCTCAATACTGGTATTCTTCTATTCGTCGAGGTGGAACGGATGAGAATAAGGCAGTGATCCAAGAAAGATTGGACCAAGTTACAATCCCGCTCGTAGCCGAGGTGGGTACTGTGGATATTTCTCTACTCGATTTGATGAATGTTCAAGTCGGGGATGTAATCAAAATGGAAAACACTTCTATCAAAACAGATATGATTATTAAAGTGGGAGATAGAAGTAAATTCAAATGCACTCCCGGAAAAGTTGGAAACAGGCAAGCTGTTCAAATCGGTGATATGATAGAAGATATTCCGGATGAATTACTCGGCTCTACAAGATCGGAACAAGAATACTAA
- the obgE gene encoding GTPase ObgE has product MSKFIDEVLITVKAGHGGPGAVSMRKEKFVEFGGPDGGDGGRGGDVIFRSKLSIQTLDKFIPLKVYSARPGNNGEGRNKSGAKGDDLELGVPVGTQIYDVNTNELIFDFLDEDQTFIPVRGGRGGKGNAFFKSSTFQTPRFAQTGEEGEIRDLKLSLKLLADIGIVGLPNAGKSTLLSKITEAHPKIASYAFTTLIPNLGVVERENSTFRYTIADIPGIIDGASKGHGLGLSFLKHIERVKGIIYLIDAGSIDIESDLKMLKNELQFYNKSLLDKPSILVLNKIDLWEDETFTEELLHNLKHLGRIIPISAEKSIHLDQLLDAMDEVFFHKN; this is encoded by the coding sequence TTGTCAAAATTTATAGATGAAGTACTGATTACCGTAAAAGCCGGACACGGTGGTCCCGGCGCTGTTTCTATGCGAAAAGAAAAATTTGTAGAATTTGGTGGACCGGACGGTGGAGACGGGGGTAGAGGTGGAGACGTTATCTTTCGCTCTAAGCTCTCTATTCAGACCCTTGATAAATTCATCCCGCTAAAAGTGTATTCTGCAAGACCCGGAAATAATGGAGAAGGTAGAAATAAGTCTGGAGCCAAAGGAGATGATCTGGAACTTGGTGTTCCGGTTGGTACTCAAATTTACGACGTAAACACGAATGAGTTAATATTTGATTTTTTAGATGAAGACCAAACTTTTATTCCTGTTCGTGGAGGGCGTGGCGGAAAGGGCAACGCATTTTTTAAATCTTCTACATTCCAAACTCCGAGATTTGCACAAACAGGAGAAGAAGGGGAAATTAGAGATTTAAAACTTTCTTTAAAATTACTCGCCGATATAGGAATTGTCGGACTTCCAAATGCCGGTAAATCCACACTACTTAGTAAGATTACTGAAGCCCACCCAAAAATTGCAAGTTATGCTTTTACAACTTTGATTCCAAATTTAGGCGTAGTAGAAAGGGAAAACTCTACTTTTCGTTACACAATAGCTGATATTCCGGGTATTATAGATGGTGCAAGCAAGGGACACGGACTTGGGCTTTCTTTTTTAAAGCATATCGAAAGGGTAAAAGGAATTATCTATCTTATTGATGCTGGCTCAATTGACATAGAATCCGATCTGAAGATGTTAAAAAATGAATTGCAATTTTACAATAAATCTTTATTGGATAAGCCTTCTATTTTGGTTTTGAATAAGATCGATCTATGGGAAGACGAAACATTTACAGAGGAACTGCTCCACAATCTAAAGCACCTTGGGAGAATTATACCAATTTCTGCAGAAAAATCCATTCATTTAGACCAACTGTTAGACGCTATGGATGAAGTTTTTTTTCATAAAAACTAG
- a CDS encoding UDP-galactose-lipid carrier transferase, whose protein sequence is MKLSEVDLNLSLGYTEYKTEIKDLQEKARLLTHYAFKKKRTIILVFEGWDAAGKGGSIRRLTSTFDPRLYTVKSIAAPNEVEKKHHYLWRFWTTLPEIGHVGIYDRSWYGRVLVERVENFATEEEWSRSYEEINGFEKDLTDNGAILIKYWLHISFEEQFKRFNARKNDPLKRWKLTDEDWRNREKWGKYEEAANEMFAKTSKIESPWAIISANDKYNARVSVLRTFCENLKKSMDIHKL, encoded by the coding sequence ATGAAACTATCAGAAGTTGACTTGAATTTATCTTTAGGATACACTGAGTATAAAACGGAAATCAAGGACTTGCAGGAGAAGGCAAGACTCTTGACTCACTACGCATTTAAAAAGAAGCGAACAATAATACTTGTTTTTGAAGGTTGGGATGCAGCAGGAAAAGGTGGCTCTATCCGAAGACTAACTTCTACATTCGATCCGAGGCTATACACTGTTAAGTCTATTGCAGCCCCAAATGAAGTAGAAAAGAAGCATCACTATCTTTGGAGATTTTGGACTACTCTGCCTGAAATCGGACATGTAGGTATTTATGATAGATCTTGGTACGGAAGGGTATTGGTTGAGAGAGTGGAGAATTTTGCTACAGAAGAAGAATGGTCAAGAAGCTACGAAGAAATCAATGGATTTGAAAAAGACTTAACAGACAATGGTGCTATTTTGATCAAGTATTGGCTGCATATTAGTTTTGAAGAGCAGTTCAAGCGATTCAATGCTCGAAAAAATGACCCTCTAAAAAGGTGGAAATTAACCGATGAAGATTGGAGAAATAGAGAAAAATGGGGCAAGTATGAGGAAGCTGCAAATGAAATGTTTGCAAAAACCTCCAAGATAGAATCTCCATGGGCGATTATTTCTGCAAACGATAAATACAACGCAAGGGTGAGTGTACTCAGAACATTTTGTGAGAATTTAAAAAAATCAATGGATATACACAAGCTATAG
- a CDS encoding ferredoxin translates to MGRIAYVNKDDCTSCNQCVDNLPKYFQMDDNDTSETHINGGNINNAEIPEQDWKAVQKEMDECPGECIHWKK, encoded by the coding sequence ATGGGTAGAATTGCATATGTAAATAAGGACGACTGCACTTCCTGCAATCAGTGTGTTGATAACTTACCGAAATATTTTCAAATGGATGATAACGATACATCTGAAACCCATATAAACGGTGGAAATATCAACAACGCAGAGATTCCTGAACAAGATTGGAAAGCAGTCCAAAAGGAAATGGATGAGTGTCCGGGTGAGTGCATTCACTGGAAAAAGTAG
- a CDS encoding alkaline phosphatase family protein, producing the protein MSKLFFLLIVVLASTNSLYPKESKKKLIVLSIDGFPGYYANTDSKFYQYTPNLNKLRRMSNFSNLVTSVYPTMTYPAHTSMITGVDPEVHGIRSNTPFDPYNKNLGGWMWYYEEINAKTIFEFLKESHKKSASVYWPVSAGAEIDYNIPQYWRAKNSEDEKLIRILSTKGLYEELKEEGITVSEITPDREKVRAGLSIWKKKKPDALFIYTTDLDSAHHTYGVYSKEAKEKLIEIDSLIKEIIEKTSLYSKKNLSLIIVSDHGFKDVSRICYPNTELKQRGYLNLEKNNWKGIFRTMGGISLLLQNDDLQFRFTKDELSSLKQTIESKCEGTKFIYEGKSFEKLKRKFHSGAIAFLYSENNTGFGEKTDGDLLKLLGQTFSNHGFLPGDTSMKTILLSYPKNSNYKLKSIKNVLPLSCNWLKIPCNKDEKKK; encoded by the coding sequence ATGTCAAAATTGTTTTTTTTGCTGATTGTAGTTCTTGCATCAACTAATTCATTGTATCCAAAAGAATCCAAGAAAAAATTAATTGTATTGTCTATAGACGGATTTCCCGGGTACTATGCAAATACGGATTCAAAATTTTATCAATATACACCCAACTTAAATAAACTGAGAAGGATGTCCAATTTTTCTAATTTGGTTACCTCAGTATATCCGACTATGACCTACCCTGCACACACTTCCATGATTACAGGGGTGGATCCTGAAGTTCATGGAATTCGCTCAAATACCCCTTTCGATCCGTACAATAAAAACCTTGGAGGGTGGATGTGGTATTATGAGGAAATCAATGCCAAAACAATTTTTGAGTTTCTTAAAGAAAGTCACAAAAAATCTGCTTCAGTGTACTGGCCTGTTAGCGCAGGTGCAGAAATTGATTACAATATTCCACAATACTGGAGAGCAAAAAATTCAGAAGATGAAAAACTAATCCGAATTCTTTCAACAAAAGGGCTATACGAGGAGCTAAAAGAAGAAGGTATTACGGTAAGTGAAATCACACCCGACAGAGAAAAGGTGCGTGCAGGTCTATCTATATGGAAAAAGAAAAAACCAGACGCATTATTTATATACACCACTGATTTGGACTCAGCTCACCACACCTATGGAGTCTATTCCAAAGAGGCAAAAGAAAAATTAATCGAGATTGACTCTTTGATAAAAGAAATCATCGAAAAGACTTCACTCTATTCAAAAAAAAATCTTTCCTTAATCATTGTGTCCGACCATGGATTTAAGGATGTTTCCAGAATTTGTTACCCGAATACAGAGTTAAAACAAAGAGGGTATTTGAACTTAGAAAAAAATAACTGGAAAGGGATATTTAGAACGATGGGAGGGATTTCACTTCTTTTACAAAACGATGATTTGCAATTTCGGTTTACGAAAGATGAACTAAGCTCCCTAAAACAAACAATTGAATCAAAATGTGAAGGCACAAAATTTATCTATGAAGGAAAAAGTTTTGAAAAATTAAAAAGAAAGTTTCACAGTGGTGCAATCGCTTTTTTATATTCGGAAAACAACACAGGGTTTGGTGAAAAAACTGATGGTGATTTACTAAAACTACTTGGACAAACTTTTTCCAATCATGGATTTCTACCGGGGGATACTTCTATGAAAACTATACTTCTATCTTACCCCAAAAACTCAAATTATAAGTTAAAGTCTATTAAAAATGTTTTGCCTCTAAGTTGCAATTGGTTAAAAATTCCGTGCAATAAGGATGAAAAAAAGAAATAA
- a CDS encoding VWA domain-containing protein, translated as MIVYKYSPYNPEEENSASVDSLMSIISDLMMHYQISLDEAIQELLNRGLPVNIFLKEGKMDSLVSDLEKKIQDKIQNILETYNFSTQEELKNMEIQKFLNLYEKNPIRKTSEFQEILKIQDRKGADFLFQLKWSKPQKENPELAKIIDTLSSIHQSYYEIIGGASKYIFLGNEFPSKKEAVDIIQSLDHLTELLSTLKNMIQTGDIFNINLENIANYLGAESYQEFIEKRNEILENLKKLLKNEGKIIEDENGEVSLSPGSIQKIGRNILKEIFLELKSDESGNNPIQSLGESEEEISLTKKYEFGDSVTKIDYIGSITNSIARGNGKNISLSDLDIFYSRGFSKSSTVILIDMSGSMERSGRFYNAKKITLALDSLIRQEYKEDKLTVIGFGSTAKIISIPKLAFLQPYPVTIYNPLIRLKFNFSNLSKLQIETLVPMYFTNLQRGLSLARMTLSSKETNNKNIILITDGAPTAHFKGSTLHINYPPSIEDFEETLSEVKKCVAENISINTFLLTSDWDYNYFGEESFIKQFSKIAQGRVFYSNPNELSQIILYDFINNKKKSFSYL; from the coding sequence ATGATTGTTTACAAGTATTCTCCTTATAACCCAGAGGAGGAAAACAGCGCATCCGTTGATTCACTCATGTCTATAATTTCTGACTTGATGATGCACTATCAAATTTCTCTTGACGAGGCGATTCAAGAATTGCTCAACCGCGGGCTGCCGGTGAATATTTTTTTGAAAGAAGGGAAAATGGATAGTTTGGTCTCTGACTTAGAAAAAAAAATTCAAGATAAAATCCAAAACATTTTAGAAACCTATAATTTTTCTACACAAGAAGAACTTAAGAATATGGAGATTCAAAAATTTCTAAACCTTTACGAGAAAAATCCAATTAGGAAAACTTCTGAATTTCAAGAAATTCTAAAAATCCAAGATAGAAAAGGTGCCGACTTTCTATTTCAATTAAAATGGTCGAAGCCTCAAAAAGAAAATCCAGAGCTGGCAAAAATTATTGATACGTTATCCTCCATTCATCAGTCTTATTATGAAATTATTGGGGGTGCTTCTAAATATATATTTCTCGGTAATGAATTTCCCTCAAAAAAAGAAGCCGTTGATATAATTCAAAGTCTGGATCATTTAACTGAATTACTTTCCACTTTAAAAAATATGATCCAAACAGGAGATATATTCAATATCAATTTGGAGAATATTGCAAATTATCTTGGTGCGGAAAGCTACCAAGAGTTTATAGAAAAAAGAAATGAGATACTTGAAAATCTAAAAAAACTTTTAAAAAATGAAGGCAAAATTATTGAAGACGAAAATGGGGAAGTTAGCCTTTCACCCGGCTCTATTCAAAAAATTGGAAGAAATATACTCAAAGAAATTTTTCTGGAATTAAAAAGTGATGAAAGCGGGAATAATCCAATTCAGAGTCTTGGGGAGTCAGAAGAAGAAATTTCTTTAACCAAAAAATATGAATTTGGAGATAGCGTAACTAAAATTGATTATATTGGAAGTATAACCAATAGTATCGCAAGAGGGAATGGTAAAAATATAAGCCTATCAGATTTAGATATATTTTATTCGAGAGGGTTTTCTAAGTCTTCCACTGTTATTCTTATTGATATGTCCGGGTCGATGGAAAGATCTGGGAGATTTTACAACGCAAAAAAAATCACCCTTGCTCTCGATTCGCTAATTCGACAAGAGTATAAAGAAGACAAACTTACCGTAATCGGATTCGGCAGCACAGCAAAAATCATCTCTATCCCAAAGTTGGCATTTTTACAACCCTATCCTGTTACAATTTATAACCCTCTTATCCGACTCAAATTCAATTTTTCTAATTTGAGTAAATTGCAAATAGAAACTTTGGTTCCAATGTATTTTACAAATTTACAAAGAGGGTTGTCTCTTGCCAGAATGACTCTTTCTTCTAAAGAAACAAACAATAAAAATATAATATTGATTACAGACGGTGCGCCTACCGCCCACTTCAAAGGCTCTACCTTGCATATAAATTATCCTCCGAGCATAGAAGACTTTGAAGAGACACTCTCTGAAGTAAAAAAGTGTGTAGCCGAAAACATATCAATTAATACATTTCTATTGACCTCTGACTGGGATTATAATTATTTTGGTGAAGAAAGTTTTATCAAACAATTTTCCAAAATTGCACAAGGAAGAGTTTTTTATTCCAACCCAAATGAATTGAGTCAGATCATACTTTATGATTTTATAAATAATAAAAAGAAGTCTTTTAGTTATCTTTGA
- a CDS encoding lysoplasmalogenase — MFLIFFSISLIISSSFSMYCRYKKENWYFIAKPIPLSLMILFLLYFLIQTDGFTTFNNWILIGLIFGLLGDIFLLKERLFLFGLISFLIGHIGYTIGFLQNSKTYNETVFIVAILLALLYSGFLITKIFRTNKQKYFPAIILYAIGISIMAASGISMNNELQTNFPYFGFGVLLFTFSDSIWGYNKFVKPFYFAQIFILSTYYSAQMLFCIGIFTLI, encoded by the coding sequence ATGTTTCTTATTTTCTTCTCTATCAGTTTAATTATAAGCTCAAGTTTCTCTATGTATTGCAGATACAAGAAGGAAAACTGGTATTTCATAGCAAAGCCTATTCCTCTTTCCCTTATGATCCTATTCTTACTCTATTTTTTGATACAAACCGATGGGTTTACTACATTCAATAACTGGATTTTAATCGGACTGATTTTTGGACTACTTGGAGATATTTTTCTATTGAAAGAAAGACTATTCCTTTTCGGGTTAATTTCTTTTTTAATTGGTCATATAGGTTACACAATCGGATTTTTACAAAATTCTAAAACTTACAACGAAACTGTATTTATTGTAGCAATACTTTTAGCTCTTTTGTATTCAGGTTTTTTAATAACTAAAATTTTCCGAACAAATAAACAAAAATACTTCCCTGCAATAATTCTATACGCAATCGGAATTTCCATTATGGCTGCGAGCGGAATCAGTATGAATAATGAATTGCAAACGAATTTTCCGTACTTCGGCTTTGGAGTTCTACTTTTTACATTTTCTGATTCTATATGGGGTTATAACAAATTCGTAAAACCTTTTTATTTTGCTCAGATTTTTATTTTATCTACATACTATTCTGCTCAGATGTTGTTCTGTATCGGAATTTTTACACTAATTTAA